One genomic window of Rhizomicrobium sp. includes the following:
- a CDS encoding ATP F0F1 synthase subunit B (Produces ATP from ADP in the presence of a proton gradient across the membrane. Subunit B is part of the membrane proton channel.), producing the protein MEFLLEPETWVAVGFVAVIGLLLYVGVPKMVAGLLDSRAAVIKAELDEARRLREEAAATLAGLKAKAAGADREAQSIVDEAKAEAQRFAVEARATLSQQIARRAQVAQDKIAQAEAAAMSEIRQLAADAATAAAEKLIAARLDEARAAAMIETSIKSLGSKLN; encoded by the coding sequence ATGGAATTCCTTCTGGAACCCGAAACCTGGGTCGCGGTCGGCTTCGTCGCCGTGATCGGCCTCCTGCTTTATGTCGGCGTGCCGAAGATGGTCGCCGGCCTGCTCGATTCGCGCGCCGCCGTCATCAAGGCCGAGCTCGACGAGGCGCGCCGCCTGCGCGAGGAGGCCGCGGCGACGCTGGCCGGCCTGAAGGCCAAGGCGGCCGGCGCCGACCGCGAAGCGCAATCCATCGTCGACGAGGCCAAGGCGGAAGCGCAGCGTTTCGCCGTCGAGGCGCGCGCGACATTGAGCCAGCAGATCGCGCGCCGCGCCCAGGTCGCGCAGGACAAGATCGCCCAGGCCGAGGCCGCCGCGATGTCGGAGATCCGCCAGCTCGCCGCCGACGCCGCGACCGCCGCCGCCGAGAAGCTGATCGCCGCCCGGCTGGACGAAGCCCGCGCCGCCGCGATGATCGAGACCAGCATCAAGTCGCTGGGCAGCAAGCTGAACTAG
- a CDS encoding F0F1 ATP synthase subunit A yields the protein MALNPMEQFEVKPLIARPLLSIAGHDIYFTNQALLMIIVAVAASLFLTLAMSRRALVPSRGQSMAELSYEFVANMLQSAAGEDGLKFFPFVFTLFIFVLFSNFFGMIPGSFTVTSQIAVTFALACLVILTVLIVGFAKHGIGFLKLFVPQAPWYLLILLIPIEVISFLTRPISLSVRLFANMLAGHTMLAVFGGFVVLLGGAGGVLSILSIAPMALIVAIMLLELLVAFLQAYVFAILTCIYLNEALHLHDHH from the coding sequence ATGGCGCTAAACCCGATGGAGCAGTTCGAGGTCAAGCCGCTCATCGCGCGGCCGCTCCTCTCCATCGCGGGTCACGACATCTATTTCACCAACCAGGCGCTGCTGATGATCATCGTCGCGGTCGCCGCCTCGCTGTTCCTCACGCTGGCCATGTCGCGCCGCGCCTTGGTGCCGTCGCGCGGCCAGTCGATGGCGGAGCTGTCCTACGAATTCGTCGCCAACATGCTGCAGAGCGCGGCGGGCGAGGACGGGCTGAAATTCTTTCCCTTCGTCTTCACGCTCTTCATCTTCGTGCTGTTCAGCAATTTCTTCGGCATGATCCCCGGCTCGTTCACGGTGACCAGCCAGATCGCCGTGACCTTCGCGCTGGCCTGCCTGGTGATCCTGACGGTGCTGATCGTCGGCTTCGCCAAGCACGGCATCGGCTTCTTGAAGCTCTTCGTGCCGCAAGCACCGTGGTATCTGCTGATCCTGCTGATCCCGATCGAGGTGATTTCCTTCCTCACCCGCCCGATCAGCCTTTCGGTGCGTCTCTTCGCCAACATGCTGGCCGGCCACACCATGCTCGCGGTGTTCGGCGGCTTCGTCGTGCTGCTCGGCGGCGCCGGCGGCGTGCTCTCGATCCTCTCCATCGCGCCGATGGCGCTGATCGTCGCGATCATGCTGCTGGAGCTGCTGGTCGCGTTCCTCCAGGCCTATGTCTTCGCGATCCTCACCTGCATCTACCTCAACGAAGCCCTCCACCTCCACGACCATCACTGA
- a CDS encoding AtpZ/AtpI family protein, with protein sequence MPDPRNLRDLGKRLDEAQAKHAAPVKRAAPTQLGIASRFATELVAALLVGGALGWGIDWLFGHFGVHTKPVFLIVLFVLGAAAGIRNVMRAAGEINAEMAAHGPAPSVRDDEEN encoded by the coding sequence ATGCCCGACCCTCGAAATCTGCGCGATCTCGGCAAGCGGCTGGACGAAGCCCAGGCGAAGCACGCCGCGCCCGTGAAGCGGGCGGCGCCGACGCAACTGGGCATCGCCTCCCGTTTCGCGACGGAGCTCGTGGCGGCGCTGCTGGTGGGCGGCGCCTTGGGATGGGGCATCGACTGGCTGTTCGGACATTTCGGTGTCCATACCAAACCGGTCTTCCTCATCGTGCTGTTCGTGCTGGGCGCCGCGGCGGGAATCCGCAACGTGATGCGCGCGGCCGGAGAAATCAACGCCGAGATGGCGGCCCATGGGCCAGCCCCCTCGGTCAGGGACGACGAGGAGAATTGA
- a CDS encoding alkaline phosphatase family protein, whose amino-acid sequence MKPIRLAVLAALAFAVALPASAKPARHAKPIPPAQTAPAAPGKPHNVIVFVADGLRYDSVNPDVAPTFARIRKDGVDFANSHSIYPTVTTANASAIASGHYLGDTGDYGNTLFVDFPVPCRLGAVVTFLEDDCVLRDVKDHFHDGYMGQTTLIGAARAAGFNTAILGKKGPAAIQNLGSLDAKDARVDDPLGVFIDDATNRPANADGTPTRSTRLNGALGAEAFAVSGDDRPAFTSAPNLTQQAWLVSIAAQALVPDLKDNGKPFVMLYWSRDPDATQHSAIDSEGRLVPGINSPSARIAIASADFQLRVLMEALKLAGQDGNTDIFVTADHGFSTIAKGTPPADGSTPPASLPQGFLAFDVAAWLGGQKLFDPDRSNTEIIRDDGDRPSQGNALIGPTPDAPVAIVASNGGSDFIYAPGPNGAATAKAVFAKLVSAPYVGALFVNDALLGADPAAFAGALPMSKINLIGSSNVPRPAIVVGFRSFLAKGCTAPQALLCTVEIADTPLHTGQGMHGTFSRADTRNFMAAIGPDFRKGFVDTAPVSNADIAPTIAHILGISLAGPGTLTGRPATEALAGGAPVKATSGTLRSAPGAGGLATVLEYQDVGGVRYFDAGGIPGRTVGLKAK is encoded by the coding sequence ATGAAGCCGATCCGTCTCGCCGTCCTTGCCGCCCTGGCCTTCGCCGTCGCCCTGCCCGCCTCAGCCAAGCCGGCCCGCCACGCCAAGCCGATCCCGCCGGCGCAAACGGCGCCCGCCGCCCCGGGCAAGCCGCACAACGTGATCGTCTTCGTCGCCGACGGCCTGCGTTACGACAGCGTCAATCCCGACGTGGCGCCGACCTTCGCCCGCATCCGCAAGGACGGCGTCGATTTCGCCAACAGCCATTCGATCTATCCCACGGTCACCACCGCCAACGCCTCGGCCATCGCCTCGGGCCACTATCTCGGCGACACCGGCGATTACGGCAACACGCTGTTCGTCGATTTCCCCGTGCCCTGCCGCCTCGGCGCGGTCGTGACCTTCCTGGAGGACGATTGCGTCCTGCGCGACGTGAAGGACCATTTCCACGACGGCTATATGGGCCAGACCACGCTGATCGGCGCCGCGCGCGCCGCCGGCTTCAACACCGCCATCCTCGGCAAGAAAGGTCCGGCCGCGATCCAGAACCTCGGCTCGCTCGATGCCAAGGACGCGCGCGTCGACGATCCGCTCGGCGTCTTCATCGACGACGCCACCAACCGCCCGGCCAATGCCGACGGCACGCCGACCAGGAGCACCAGGCTGAACGGCGCGCTCGGCGCCGAGGCCTTCGCCGTCTCCGGCGACGACCGCCCCGCCTTCACCAGCGCGCCGAACCTGACGCAGCAGGCCTGGCTGGTCTCCATCGCCGCCCAGGCGCTGGTTCCCGACCTCAAGGACAACGGCAAGCCCTTCGTGATGCTGTACTGGTCGCGCGATCCCGACGCGACGCAGCATTCGGCGATCGACAGCGAGGGCCGTCTCGTCCCCGGCATCAACAGCCCGTCGGCGCGCATCGCCATCGCCAGCGCCGACTTCCAGCTCCGCGTGTTGATGGAGGCGCTCAAGCTCGCCGGCCAGGACGGCAACACCGACATCTTCGTCACCGCCGATCACGGCTTCTCGACCATCGCCAAGGGCACCCCGCCGGCCGACGGTTCGACGCCGCCGGCCTCGCTGCCTCAGGGCTTCCTCGCCTTCGACGTCGCCGCGTGGCTGGGGGGCCAGAAGCTGTTCGATCCCGACCGCTCCAACACCGAGATCATCCGCGACGACGGCGACCGCCCGAGCCAAGGCAACGCCCTGATCGGCCCGACGCCGGACGCGCCGGTGGCCATCGTCGCCTCGAATGGCGGCTCGGACTTCATCTACGCGCCGGGACCGAACGGCGCCGCGACCGCCAAGGCGGTCTTCGCCAAGCTGGTCTCGGCGCCCTATGTCGGCGCGCTGTTCGTCAACGACGCGCTGCTGGGCGCCGATCCCGCCGCCTTCGCCGGCGCCCTGCCGATGAGCAAGATCAACCTGATCGGTTCCTCGAACGTGCCGCGGCCCGCCATCGTGGTCGGCTTCCGCTCCTTCCTCGCCAAGGGCTGCACGGCGCCCCAGGCCCTGCTCTGCACCGTGGAGATCGCCGACACGCCGCTCCACACCGGCCAGGGCATGCACGGCACCTTCAGCCGCGCCGACACGCGGAACTTCATGGCCGCCATCGGCCCGGACTTCCGCAAGGGCTTCGTCGACACCGCGCCGGTCAGCAACGCCGACATCGCGCCGACCATCGCCCATATCCTGGGGATATCTTTGGCGGGTCCCGGCACCCTCACCGGCCGCCCCGCGACCGAGGCCCTGGCGGGCGGCGCGCCGGTCAAGGCGACCTCCGGCACGCTCCGCTCGGCCCCCGGCGCCGGCGGCCTCGCCACCGTTCTGGAGTACCAGGACGTAGGCGGCGTCCGCTATTTCGACGCCGGCGGCATTCCGGGCCGGACGGTCGGCCTGAAGGCCAAATAG
- a CDS encoding DUF5615 family PIN-like protein, producing the protein MGVFFVCDVHIPRQLVPYLRTKGHDGIHVLDLGLGQAEDKDIWRYAIEREAIIVTKDADFIVPAAATPGPRVLRVCLGNCSNWQLLYRFERDFSTILNRFDTGARLVELNW; encoded by the coding sequence ATGGGCGTTTTCTTCGTCTGCGACGTCCATATCCCTCGACAATTGGTTCCTTATCTCCGAACCAAGGGTCATGATGGAATTCACGTCCTCGACCTGGGTCTGGGCCAAGCGGAGGATAAGGATATCTGGCGCTATGCCATCGAGCGCGAGGCTATCATCGTCACCAAAGATGCCGACTTCATCGTGCCGGCCGCAGCTACGCCTGGCCCCCGTGTTTTGCGCGTTTGCTTGGGCAATTGTTCCAACTGGCAATTGCTCTATCGATTCGAGAGAGATTTCTCCACGATCCTGAATCGCTTCGATACCGGTGCTCGGTTGGTGGAATTGAATTGGTAG
- the rnd gene encoding ribonuclease D, which translates to MRIVDNNADLGALIADLEDAPYIALDTEFMRDQTYWPKLCLIQVAAPGVEAIVDPLAEGIDLAPFYELLKKPGIVKVLHAARQDIEIFHHQGGMIPDPLFDSQIAAMVAGFGDAASYETLCRKIAHVEIDKSSRFTDWSRRPLSQKQLDYAIGDVTHLRTIYEYLKKQLEKTGRAAWVQEEIAALQDPDLYAMQPEIAWKRLKPRTSNKRFLAMIAALAAWREREAQARDIPRGRVLKDEALMEIAAHPPEDAEALERIRAVPKGFANSRLGKTLMDAIEEGRHAKPPEPLEHDRPRRRREPSQAAVDLLKTLLRLRAEAVGVAPRLIANADDIERLAALEDEGVPALHGWRAQVFGNDALALRKGDLAIALEGGEAVVVELED; encoded by the coding sequence ATGCGGATCGTGGACAACAATGCCGACCTCGGCGCCCTCATCGCCGACCTGGAGGACGCGCCCTATATCGCGCTCGACACCGAGTTCATGCGCGACCAGACCTATTGGCCCAAGCTCTGCCTGATCCAGGTGGCGGCGCCCGGCGTCGAGGCCATCGTCGACCCCCTGGCCGAGGGCATCGATCTGGCGCCGTTCTACGAGCTGTTGAAGAAGCCCGGCATCGTCAAGGTGCTGCACGCCGCGCGGCAGGACATCGAGATCTTCCACCACCAGGGCGGCATGATCCCCGATCCCTTGTTCGACAGCCAGATCGCCGCGATGGTCGCGGGCTTCGGCGATGCGGCGTCCTATGAAACGCTGTGCCGCAAGATCGCCCATGTCGAGATCGACAAATCCTCGCGCTTCACGGATTGGTCGCGCCGGCCGCTGAGCCAGAAGCAGCTCGACTACGCGATCGGCGACGTCACCCATCTGCGCACGATCTACGAATATCTGAAGAAGCAGCTCGAGAAGACCGGCCGCGCCGCCTGGGTGCAGGAGGAGATCGCCGCGCTGCAGGACCCCGACCTCTACGCGATGCAGCCCGAGATCGCCTGGAAGCGGCTGAAGCCGCGTACCTCCAACAAACGCTTCCTGGCGATGATCGCCGCGCTCGCCGCCTGGCGCGAGCGCGAGGCCCAGGCGCGCGACATCCCGCGCGGCCGCGTCCTCAAGGACGAGGCGCTGATGGAGATCGCCGCCCATCCGCCGGAGGATGCCGAGGCGCTGGAACGCATCCGCGCCGTGCCCAAGGGCTTCGCCAATTCGCGGCTGGGCAAGACGCTGATGGACGCCATCGAGGAAGGCCGCCACGCCAAGCCGCCCGAGCCGCTGGAGCACGACCGCCCGCGCCGCCGCCGCGAGCCGTCGCAGGCCGCGGTCGATCTTCTGAAGACCCTGCTGCGCCTGCGCGCCGAGGCCGTCGGCGTCGCGCCGCGCCTGATCGCCAACGCCGACGACATCGAGCGCCTGGCGGCGCTGGAAGACGAAGGCGTTCCCGCCCTGCATGGCTGGCGCGCCCAGGTCTTCGGCAACGACGCGCTGGCCCTGCGCAAGGGCGACCTCGCCATCGCGCTGGAAGGCGGCGAAGCGGTCGTGGTGGAGCTGGAGGACTGA
- a CDS encoding DUF433 domain-containing protein → MSEDLLKRITVEPGKMSGRPCIRGYRMRVIDILQMLAGGMTPEEILADFDFLEADDIRAALAYAANALEHPVVKAAE, encoded by the coding sequence ATGTCGGAAGACCTGCTGAAGCGCATCACCGTCGAGCCGGGCAAGATGAGCGGCCGCCCTTGCATCAGGGGTTACCGCATGCGCGTCATCGACATTCTCCAGATGCTCGCTGGCGGTATGACACCCGAGGAGATATTGGCCGACTTCGATTTCCTTGAGGCCGATGACATTCGCGCGGCCCTGGCATACGCCGCAAACGCGCTCGAGCATCCCGTCGTCAAAGCTGCGGAATAG
- a CDS encoding radical SAM protein, with the protein MIVLLIAPPIMDYVQGRLVSIAMDAHRECPPYGMYLLVSILRAQGHEVIFADLISDGTSSVSAYDDAIARAELVGIGATSMSWPTAVAVLKQVRERRPDVPVVAGGIHPTMFDRYVLTAFPVDYIIRGEGEIGLAALAQALERGGDLATVPNLSWKTPEGEIVRNPLHQLIAPEALPDFPLPDYSRLPEGIYSALSIESSRGCAFDCSFCSTSYRRTWRGIEPEAFVDRLETIMPHAGRTTLGNIHIIDDEFSMNPARATQIAKVIARRGLNPALVFDSRANDLLKEGYVDAIAPFTSQFLVGAECGYDEGLGRIGKGTTCEKLDLAAGILAKYGIAGRADFSFVLGLPWESRAEVEKTIAFAVNLHATYGVRILLQWYCQIPGSRLWDEAQARGAVTEAMYDDYGFFSDLYLFRSGVNLTPDEIYAISDKVAGVLTLAQVQYPTHNMIEYAFPDPVARYYPRILQSFHDTGLASLRDVARPQGHKQKSREARREKPAATRVGIPLRHFEGVHQKGSVT; encoded by the coding sequence ATGATTGTTCTTCTGATCGCTCCGCCCATCATGGACTATGTGCAAGGTCGGCTGGTGTCGATCGCGATGGACGCGCATCGCGAATGCCCGCCCTACGGGATGTATCTGCTGGTCAGCATTCTGCGCGCGCAGGGCCACGAGGTGATCTTCGCCGACCTGATTTCCGACGGCACCTCCTCGGTGAGCGCCTATGATGACGCCATCGCGCGGGCCGAGCTGGTCGGGATCGGCGCCACGTCGATGTCGTGGCCGACGGCGGTGGCGGTCCTGAAACAGGTTCGCGAACGGCGCCCCGACGTGCCGGTGGTCGCGGGCGGCATCCATCCCACGATGTTCGACCGCTATGTGCTGACCGCGTTTCCGGTCGACTACATCATCCGCGGCGAGGGCGAGATCGGCCTGGCGGCGCTGGCCCAGGCGCTGGAGCGCGGCGGCGACCTTGCCACGGTGCCCAACCTGTCGTGGAAGACGCCCGAAGGGGAGATCGTCCGCAATCCGCTGCACCAGTTGATCGCGCCCGAGGCGCTGCCCGATTTTCCGCTGCCCGACTACAGCCGGCTTCCGGAGGGGATCTACAGCGCGCTGTCGATCGAATCCTCGCGCGGCTGCGCCTTCGATTGTTCGTTCTGCAGCACGTCCTACCGGCGGACCTGGCGCGGCATCGAGCCGGAGGCGTTTGTCGACCGGCTGGAGACGATCATGCCGCATGCCGGGCGCACGACGCTCGGCAACATCCACATCATCGACGACGAGTTCTCGATGAACCCGGCGCGCGCCACCCAGATCGCCAAGGTCATCGCCCGCCGCGGATTGAATCCGGCGCTGGTGTTCGATTCGCGCGCCAACGACCTTCTGAAGGAAGGCTATGTCGACGCCATCGCGCCGTTCACCAGCCAGTTCCTGGTCGGCGCGGAATGCGGCTATGACGAGGGGCTCGGGCGCATCGGCAAGGGCACGACCTGCGAGAAGCTCGACCTCGCGGCGGGCATCCTGGCGAAATACGGCATCGCCGGGCGCGCCGATTTCTCCTTCGTTCTCGGGCTGCCCTGGGAGAGCCGGGCGGAGGTCGAGAAGACCATCGCCTTCGCGGTGAACCTGCACGCCACCTATGGCGTGCGCATCCTGCTGCAATGGTATTGCCAGATCCCCGGCTCGCGCCTGTGGGACGAGGCGCAAGCGCGCGGCGCGGTCACCGAGGCGATGTACGACGATTACGGGTTCTTCAGCGACCTGTATCTGTTCCGCAGCGGCGTCAACCTGACGCCCGACGAGATCTACGCGATCTCGGACAAGGTGGCCGGCGTATTGACGCTGGCCCAGGTCCAGTACCCCACGCACAACATGATCGAATACGCGTTTCCCGATCCGGTCGCGCGCTACTACCCCCGGATCCTGCAGAGCTTCCACGACACCGGGCTTGCCAGCCTGCGCGACGTCGCCCGTCCGCAAGGCCACAAGCAGAAATCGCGCGAGGCCAGGCGCGAGAAGCCCGCCGCGACGCGGGTGGGAATTCCATTGCGGCACTTTGAAGGAGTCCACCAGAAAGGAAGTGTGACATGA
- a CDS encoding F0F1 ATP synthase subunit C, with protein MDLAAAKMIGAGLACIALVGAGIGIGNVFGSYLSGALRNPGAAATQSTNLLLGFALCEATGLFGLVIALLILFAF; from the coding sequence ATGGATCTCGCAGCAGCGAAAATGATCGGCGCGGGCCTTGCCTGTATCGCCCTCGTCGGCGCCGGCATCGGCATCGGCAACGTGTTCGGCAGTTATCTGTCGGGCGCGCTGCGCAACCCGGGCGCCGCGGCCACCCAGTCGACCAACCTGCTCCTCGGCTTCGCGCTGTGCGAAGCCACCGGCCTGTTCGGCCTCGTCATCGCGCTGCTCATCCTGTTCGCGTTCTGA
- the aspS gene encoding aspartate--tRNA ligase, with translation MHAYRTHTCGQLRKSDVGQTVRLSGWVNRRRDHGGLLFIDLRDHYGITQCVVEPDEPAFAECDKARSEWVLTLTGRVVARTAETVNKDLPTGEVEIRIDAVTVQATAPELPVPVFGDLDYPEETRLKYRFLDLRRERLHRNIVLRSKIIQSLRTRMIGQGFTEYQTPILTASSPEGARDFLVPSRRYPGHFYALPQAPQQFKQLIMVAGFDRYFQIAPCFRDEDGRADRSPGEFYQLDMEMSFVTQEDVFDAIQPVLLGTFEEFAEGRKVYAEVPHITYEDAALKYGTDKPDLRNPIVICDVSDVFARDDVAFKAFKGKTVRAIPAPGAAAQPRSFFDKLNDWARSEGAAGLGYVIFEADGDKIVGKGPIAKFIPEAAQAELIARAGIKAGDALFFAADKTERAAKLAGLARTRIGTELKLVEEGVFKFCWIVDMPMYEWNEDEKRIDFGHNPFSLPQFPTPDFMALDAERDRETILGIKVFQYDIVCNGYEMLSGAVRNRDPEVMLKAFEIAGSGRDFTESKFGGMLNAFRHGAPPHGGCAVGLERVVMLLAGEENIREVTMFPMNQQGQDLLMNAPTEVLPKQLRELHIRVVQPEKA, from the coding sequence ATGCATGCCTATCGGACCCACACTTGCGGCCAGCTTCGCAAGAGCGATGTCGGACAGACCGTCCGGCTCTCCGGCTGGGTCAACCGGCGGCGCGATCATGGCGGGCTGCTGTTCATCGATTTGCGCGACCATTACGGCATCACGCAATGCGTGGTCGAGCCGGACGAGCCGGCTTTCGCCGAGTGCGACAAGGCGCGCTCCGAATGGGTGCTGACGCTGACCGGCCGCGTCGTGGCGCGGACGGCGGAGACCGTCAACAAGGACCTGCCGACCGGCGAGGTCGAGATTCGCATCGACGCGGTGACGGTGCAGGCGACGGCGCCGGAACTGCCGGTGCCGGTGTTCGGCGACCTCGACTACCCTGAGGAGACGCGGCTGAAATACCGCTTCCTCGATTTGCGCCGCGAGCGGCTGCACAGGAACATCGTGTTGCGCTCCAAGATCATCCAATCGCTCCGCACACGGATGATCGGGCAGGGCTTCACCGAATACCAGACGCCGATCCTGACCGCGAGCTCGCCCGAAGGCGCGCGCGATTTCCTGGTACCGTCGCGGCGCTATCCGGGGCATTTCTACGCGCTGCCGCAGGCGCCGCAGCAGTTCAAGCAGCTCATCATGGTGGCGGGCTTCGACCGCTATTTCCAGATCGCGCCGTGTTTCCGCGACGAGGACGGCCGCGCCGACCGCTCGCCGGGCGAATTCTACCAGCTCGACATGGAGATGAGCTTCGTTACCCAAGAGGACGTGTTCGACGCGATCCAGCCGGTGCTGCTGGGGACCTTCGAGGAATTCGCGGAAGGCCGGAAGGTGTATGCGGAGGTGCCGCACATCACCTATGAAGACGCGGCGCTGAAATACGGCACCGACAAGCCGGACCTGCGCAATCCGATCGTGATCTGCGACGTGTCGGACGTGTTCGCGCGCGACGACGTGGCATTCAAGGCGTTCAAGGGCAAGACGGTGCGGGCGATCCCGGCGCCGGGCGCCGCCGCGCAGCCGCGCTCGTTCTTCGACAAGCTGAACGACTGGGCGCGCAGCGAAGGCGCGGCGGGATTGGGCTACGTGATCTTCGAAGCCGACGGCGACAAGATCGTGGGCAAAGGTCCCATCGCCAAGTTCATCCCCGAAGCGGCGCAAGCGGAACTGATCGCGCGCGCCGGCATCAAGGCGGGCGACGCGCTGTTCTTCGCCGCTGACAAGACCGAGCGGGCCGCGAAGCTCGCCGGGCTGGCGCGCACGCGCATCGGCACGGAACTGAAGCTGGTCGAGGAGGGCGTCTTCAAGTTCTGCTGGATCGTCGACATGCCGATGTATGAGTGGAACGAGGACGAAAAGCGCATCGATTTCGGGCACAACCCGTTCTCGCTGCCGCAGTTCCCGACGCCCGATTTCATGGCGCTGGACGCCGAGCGCGACCGCGAGACGATCCTGGGCATCAAGGTCTTCCAGTACGACATCGTGTGCAACGGCTATGAGATGCTGTCGGGCGCGGTGCGCAACCGCGACCCCGAGGTGATGCTGAAAGCGTTCGAGATCGCCGGCAGCGGCCGCGATTTCACCGAGAGCAAGTTCGGCGGCATGCTGAACGCGTTCCGCCACGGGGCGCCGCCGCATGGCGGCTGCGCGGTGGGCCTGGAGCGCGTGGTGATGCTGCTGGCCGGCGAGGAGAACATCCGCGAGGTCACGATGTTCCCGATGAACCAGCAGGGCCAGGACCTCCTGATGAACGCCCCGACCGAGGTGCTGCCCAAGCAGCTGCGCGAACTGCATATCCGCGTGGTGCAGCCGGAGAAGGCGTAG